A window of Streptomyces sp. DG1A-41 contains these coding sequences:
- the prfA gene encoding peptide chain release factor 1, whose amino-acid sequence MFEAVEELVAEHADLEKKLSDPSVHSDQANARKLNKRYAELTPIVATYRSWTQTGDDIETAREFAADDPDFVAEVKELEKRHEELTEKLRLLLVPRDPSDDKDVILEIKAGAGGDESALFAGDLLRMYLRYAERVGWKTEIIDATESELGGYKDVQVAVKTKGGQGATEPGQGVWARLKYEGGVHRVQRVPATESQGRIHTSAAGVLVTPEAEEVDVEINPNDLRIDVYRSSGPGGQSVNTTDSAVRITHVPTGVVASCQNEKSQLQNKEQALRILRSRLLAMAQEEAEREAADARRSQVRTVDRSEKIRTYNFPENRISDHRVGYKAYNLDQVLDGDLDAVIQACVDADSAAKLAAA is encoded by the coding sequence ATGTTCGAGGCCGTCGAGGAACTCGTCGCCGAGCACGCCGACCTGGAGAAGAAGCTCTCCGACCCGTCGGTCCACTCCGACCAGGCCAACGCGCGCAAGCTGAACAAGCGTTACGCCGAGCTCACCCCGATCGTCGCCACGTACCGCTCCTGGACGCAGACGGGCGACGACATCGAGACCGCGCGCGAGTTCGCCGCCGACGACCCCGACTTCGTGGCCGAGGTCAAGGAGCTGGAGAAGCGGCACGAGGAGCTGACCGAGAAGCTGCGCCTCCTCCTCGTCCCGCGCGACCCCAGCGACGACAAGGACGTCATCCTCGAAATCAAGGCGGGCGCGGGCGGCGACGAATCGGCCCTGTTCGCCGGCGACCTGTTGCGCATGTACCTGCGGTACGCCGAGCGCGTCGGCTGGAAGACCGAGATCATCGACGCCACCGAGTCCGAGCTGGGCGGCTACAAGGACGTCCAGGTGGCCGTGAAAACCAAGGGCGGCCAGGGCGCGACGGAGCCCGGGCAGGGCGTGTGGGCCCGCCTGAAGTACGAGGGCGGCGTGCACCGCGTGCAGCGCGTCCCCGCCACCGAGTCCCAGGGCCGTATCCACACCTCCGCCGCCGGTGTCCTCGTCACCCCCGAGGCCGAGGAGGTCGATGTCGAGATCAACCCGAACGACCTGCGCATCGACGTCTACCGCTCCTCCGGGCCGGGCGGGCAGTCCGTCAACACCACCGACTCCGCCGTGCGCATCACGCACGTCCCGACCGGAGTCGTCGCCTCCTGCCAGAACGAGAAGAGCCAGTTGCAGAACAAGGAGCAGGCACTGCGTATCCTGCGCTCCAGGCTGCTCGCCATGGCACAGGAGGAGGCGGAGAGGGAGGCCGCCGACGCCCGCCGCAGCCAGGTCCGCACCGTCGACCGCTCCGAGAAGATCCGTACGTACAACTTCCCGGAGAACCGCATCTCGGACCACCGCGTCGGCTACAAGGCGTACAACCTGGACCAGGTCCTGGACGGCGACCTCGACGCGGTGATCCAGGCCTGCGTCGACGCGGACTCGGCGGCGAAGCTCGCGGCCGCGTAG
- the prmC gene encoding peptide chain release factor N(5)-glutamine methyltransferase, with the protein MLLAEVAQATQRLADAGVPSPRTDAEELAAFVHGVKRGELHSVKDSDFDARYWEVIARREAREPLQHITGRAYFRYLELQVGPGVFVPRPETESVVGWAIDAVRAMDVVEPCIVDLCTGSGAIALALAQEVPRSRVYAVELSEDALRWTRKNVEGSRVELRQGDALTAFPDLDGQVDLVISNPPYIPLTEWEYVAPEARDYDPGLALFSGEDGLDLIRGLERTAHRLLRPGGVVVVEHADTQGGQVPWIFAEDRGWTDAADHPDLNNRPRFATARKALP; encoded by the coding sequence GTGCTGCTCGCGGAGGTGGCCCAGGCCACCCAGCGGCTCGCCGACGCCGGCGTGCCCTCGCCGCGCACCGACGCGGAGGAGCTCGCCGCGTTCGTGCACGGCGTCAAGCGCGGCGAGCTGCACTCCGTCAAGGACTCCGACTTCGACGCCCGCTACTGGGAGGTCATCGCCCGCCGCGAGGCCCGCGAACCGCTCCAGCACATCACCGGGCGCGCCTATTTCCGGTACCTGGAACTCCAGGTCGGCCCCGGGGTGTTCGTGCCCCGGCCCGAGACGGAGTCCGTGGTCGGCTGGGCCATAGACGCCGTACGCGCCATGGACGTCGTCGAGCCGTGCATCGTCGACCTGTGCACCGGCTCCGGCGCCATCGCGCTCGCCCTCGCCCAAGAGGTGCCCCGCTCGCGCGTGTACGCCGTGGAGCTGTCCGAGGACGCCCTCAGGTGGACCCGCAAGAACGTGGAGGGGTCCAGGGTCGAGCTGCGCCAGGGAGACGCCCTGACGGCCTTCCCGGACCTCGACGGCCAGGTCGACCTGGTCATCTCCAACCCGCCGTACATCCCGCTCACCGAGTGGGAGTACGTCGCCCCCGAGGCGCGGGACTACGACCCCGGCCTGGCCCTGTTCTCCGGCGAGGACGGCCTCGACCTCATCCGCGGCCTGGAGCGCACCGCGCACCGGCTGCTGCGCCCCGGCGGCGTCGTGGTCGTGGAGCACGCCGACACCCAGGGCGGCCAGGTGCCGTGGATCTTCGCCGAGGACCGGGGCTGGACCGACGCCGCAGACCATCCGGATCTGAACAACCGCCCGCGTTTCGCCACGGCCCGCAAGGCGCTGCCGTGA
- a CDS encoding L-threonylcarbamoyladenylate synthase, with protein sequence MARRYDTNDATDRVTGLREAASAVRRGELVVLPTDTVYGIGADAFSSEAVADLLEAKGRGRNMPTPVLIGSPNTLHGLVTDFSELAWELVDAFWPGALTLVAKHQPSLQWDLGDTRGTVAVRMPLHPVAIELLTEVGPMAVSSANLTGHPAPENCDAAQEMLGDSVSVYLDGGPTPGNVPSSIVDVTREVPLLLRAGALSAEELRKVVPDLEVAN encoded by the coding sequence ATGGCACGGCGATACGACACCAACGACGCGACCGACCGTGTGACCGGTCTGCGTGAGGCAGCGTCCGCCGTCCGCCGTGGCGAGCTCGTGGTGCTGCCGACGGACACCGTGTACGGCATCGGCGCCGACGCGTTCTCCTCGGAGGCGGTCGCCGACCTGCTGGAGGCCAAGGGCCGGGGCCGCAACATGCCCACCCCCGTGCTCATCGGCTCCCCGAACACGCTGCACGGGCTCGTCACGGACTTCTCGGAGCTGGCCTGGGAGCTGGTCGACGCGTTCTGGCCGGGCGCGCTGACGCTCGTCGCCAAGCACCAGCCGTCCCTCCAGTGGGACCTGGGCGACACCCGTGGCACGGTCGCCGTGCGCATGCCGCTGCACCCCGTCGCCATCGAGCTGCTGACGGAGGTGGGTCCGATGGCCGTCTCCTCCGCCAACCTCACCGGCCACCCGGCGCCGGAGAACTGCGACGCCGCGCAGGAGATGCTCGGCGACTCCGTCTCCGTCTACCTCGACGGCGGCCCGACCCCCGGCAACGTCCCGTCGTCGATCGTCGACGTGACCCGTGAGGTGCCGCTGCTGCTGCGCGCCGGCGCGCTCTCCGCGGAAGAGCTGCGAAAGGTCGTACCCGACCTCGAGGTGGCGAATTGA
- a CDS encoding protein-tyrosine-phosphatase, whose translation MTAPGAGRGIGNGESAAEITTTFVGLPRDSFRILHVSTGNVCRSPITERLTRHFVRERLGILGGGLIVESAGTWGHEGAPMEANAETVLADFGADASGFVGRELLDEHVIRADLVLTATRDHRGQVISMGHSAGLRTFTLKEFTRLVKAIDPATLPPLEEGVVTRARALVRAAAALRGWLLAPNAEADEVYDPYGAPLTFFRSVGDEIHQALDPVVTALTGVPAKT comes from the coding sequence TTGACGGCCCCTGGAGCGGGGCGTGGCATAGGCAACGGGGAAAGCGCGGCGGAGATCACGACGACCTTCGTGGGACTGCCGCGCGACAGCTTCCGCATCCTCCACGTCAGTACCGGCAACGTGTGCCGCTCGCCCATCACCGAGCGGCTGACCCGCCATTTCGTGCGGGAGCGGCTCGGGATCCTGGGCGGCGGGCTGATCGTGGAGAGCGCGGGCACCTGGGGTCACGAGGGCGCCCCCATGGAGGCCAACGCGGAGACCGTGCTGGCCGACTTCGGCGCGGACGCCTCCGGCTTCGTAGGCCGTGAGCTCCTCGACGAGCACGTGATCCGAGCCGACCTGGTACTGACCGCCACCCGGGACCACAGGGGGCAGGTCATCTCCATGGGGCACTCGGCGGGCCTGCGGACGTTCACGCTCAAGGAGTTCACCCGCCTGGTGAAGGCCATCGACCCGGCGACCCTGCCGCCCCTGGAGGAGGGCGTGGTCACCCGCGCGCGTGCGCTGGTGCGTGCCGCGGCGGCTCTACGCGGGTGGCTGCTGGCACCGAACGCCGAGGCGGACGAGGTGTACGACCCGTACGGGGCGCCCCTGACGTTCTTCCGGTCCGTCGGTGACGAGATACACCAGGCACTCGATCCGGTCGTCACGGCCCTGACGGGCGTCCCCGCAAAGACGTAA
- the glyA gene encoding serine hydroxymethyltransferase, giving the protein MTVTPAIEADLLRRQDPELADILLGERERQATTLQLIAAENFSSPAVLAALGSPLANKYAEGYPGARHHGGCEIVDVAERLAVDRARALFGAEHANVQSHSGSSAVLAAYAALLRPGDTVLALGLPYGGHLTHGSPANFSGRWFDFVGYGVEAESGLIDHDQVRTLARTRRPKAIVCGSIAYPRHIDYAFFREVADEVGAYLVADAAHPIGLVAGGAAPNPVPYADIVCATTHKVLRGPRGGMILCRAELAERVDRAVFPFTQGGAQMHTIAAKAVAFGEAAAPAFAVYAHQVVANARVLAALLAAEGLVVTTGGTDTHLITADPAPLGVDGRTARGRLAAAGLVMDCCALPHGDARGLRLGTAAVTTQGMGEAEMTRIAKLLVGVLRGVTETARAREEVRELAGGFPPYPA; this is encoded by the coding sequence ATGACGGTCACCCCTGCCATCGAGGCCGACCTCCTGCGCCGCCAGGACCCCGAGCTCGCCGACATCCTGCTCGGCGAGCGGGAGCGGCAGGCGACCACGCTTCAGCTGATCGCCGCCGAGAACTTCAGCTCGCCGGCCGTCCTGGCCGCCCTCGGCTCGCCGCTCGCCAACAAGTACGCCGAGGGCTACCCGGGAGCGCGGCACCACGGTGGCTGCGAGATCGTCGACGTCGCCGAACGCCTCGCCGTGGACCGGGCCAGGGCGCTGTTCGGCGCCGAGCACGCCAACGTCCAGTCCCACTCCGGCTCTTCGGCCGTCCTGGCCGCCTACGCCGCCCTGCTGCGCCCCGGCGACACCGTCCTCGCCCTCGGCCTGCCGTACGGCGGCCATCTCACGCACGGCTCGCCGGCCAATTTCTCCGGCCGCTGGTTCGACTTCGTCGGATACGGCGTGGAGGCCGAGTCCGGGCTGATCGACCACGACCAGGTGCGCACCCTGGCCCGCACGCGCCGGCCCAAGGCGATCGTGTGTGGCTCGATCGCCTACCCCCGGCACATCGACTACGCGTTCTTCCGCGAGGTGGCCGACGAGGTGGGCGCGTATCTCGTCGCGGACGCCGCGCATCCCATCGGGCTCGTCGCCGGGGGAGCGGCGCCGAACCCGGTGCCGTACGCGGACATCGTCTGTGCGACCACCCACAAGGTGCTGCGGGGACCGCGCGGTGGCATGATCCTGTGCCGCGCGGAGCTGGCCGAGCGGGTCGACCGGGCCGTGTTCCCCTTCACACAGGGCGGCGCGCAGATGCACACGATCGCCGCCAAGGCGGTCGCGTTCGGGGAGGCGGCAGCACCGGCGTTCGCCGTGTACGCCCATCAGGTGGTCGCCAATGCGAGAGTTCTCGCGGCCCTCCTGGCCGCCGAGGGCCTGGTCGTCACCACGGGCGGCACGGACACCCACCTGATCACCGCCGACCCGGCGCCGCTCGGCGTCGACGGCCGCACCGCCCGGGGCCGTCTCGCCGCCGCCGGCCTGGTCATGGACTGCTGTGCGCTGCCGCACGGCGACGCCCGGGGACTCAGGCTGGGCACGGCCGCCGTCACCACGCAGGGCATGGGCGAGGCGGAGATGACGCGGATCGCGAAGCTGCTCGTGGGGGTGCTCAGGGGCGTGACCGAGACCGCGAGGGCCCGTGAAGAAGTGCGGGAGCTGGCCGGTGGATTTCCGCCGTATCCGGCTTGA
- a CDS encoding MraY family glycosyltransferase produces MREYLLTLCVTAAVTYLLTGPVRKFAIVAGAMPEIRARDVHREPTPRLGGIAMFFGLCAGLLVADHLTNLSQVFETSNEPRALLSGAAVIWLIGVLDDKFEIDALIKLGGQMIAAGVMVVQGLTILWLPIPGVGSVALTQWQGTLLTVALVVITINAVNFVDGLDGLAAGMVCIAAAAFFLYAYRIWYSYGIEAAAPATLFSAILMGMCLGFLPHNMHPARIFMGDSGSMLIGLVLAAGAISVTGQVDPDALNLYVGSEKEAVHQTVPVYIPLLLPLTIIAVPAADLILAIVRRTWRGQSPFAADRGHLHHRLLEIGHSHSRAVLIMYFWSALIAFGALAYSVNSASMWIVLGIVFLSAIGLALLLLPRFTPRAPRWMERFVPPRYRRRGVPALAPEASTPAAAAEQPAAAARENRAPVVSGVSGVNGATAIGARSRLTDRRKAGTR; encoded by the coding sequence GTGCGTGAATACCTGCTGACGCTCTGCGTCACGGCCGCGGTGACGTATCTGCTGACAGGGCCGGTACGGAAGTTCGCGATCGTGGCCGGAGCGATGCCGGAGATCCGGGCACGTGACGTGCACCGGGAACCCACTCCGCGGCTCGGCGGGATCGCGATGTTCTTCGGGCTGTGCGCCGGCCTGCTGGTCGCCGACCACCTGACCAATCTCAGCCAGGTCTTCGAGACGTCGAACGAACCCCGGGCGCTGCTGTCAGGGGCGGCGGTGATCTGGCTGATCGGCGTGCTGGACGACAAGTTCGAGATCGACGCCCTGATCAAGCTGGGCGGCCAGATGATCGCCGCGGGCGTGATGGTCGTGCAGGGTCTGACGATCCTGTGGCTGCCGATCCCGGGCGTCGGTTCGGTCGCACTCACCCAGTGGCAGGGCACCCTGCTGACGGTCGCGCTGGTCGTCATCACCATCAACGCGGTCAACTTCGTCGACGGCCTGGACGGTCTCGCGGCCGGCATGGTCTGCATCGCGGCCGCCGCGTTCTTCCTCTACGCCTACCGGATCTGGTACTCGTACGGCATCGAGGCCGCCGCCCCCGCCACTCTCTTCTCGGCGATCCTGATGGGCATGTGCCTGGGCTTCCTGCCGCACAACATGCACCCGGCGCGGATCTTCATGGGCGACTCGGGCTCCATGCTGATCGGCCTGGTCCTGGCCGCCGGCGCGATCTCCGTCACGGGGCAGGTCGACCCGGACGCGCTCAACCTGTACGTCGGGTCGGAGAAGGAGGCCGTGCACCAGACGGTCCCCGTCTACATCCCGCTGCTGCTCCCGCTGACGATCATCGCGGTGCCGGCCGCCGACCTGATCCTGGCGATCGTGCGCCGCACCTGGCGCGGCCAGTCGCCGTTCGCCGCCGACCGCGGCCACCTGCACCACCGCCTGCTGGAGATCGGCCACTCGCACAGCCGCGCCGTGCTGATCATGTACTTCTGGTCGGCACTGATCGCCTTCGGGGCGCTCGCCTACTCGGTCAACTCGGCGTCCATGTGGATCGTGCTCGGCATCGTGTTCCTCAGCGCGATCGGCCTGGCCCTGCTCCTGCTGCCGCGCTTCACGCCGCGCGCCCCGCGCTGGATGGAGCGGTTCGTGCCACCGCGCTACCGGCGCCGCGGGGTCCCGGCCCTGGCACCCGAGGCCTCGACGCCGGCGGCCGCCGCCGAGCAGCCGGCGGCGGCCGCGCGTGAGAACCGCGCCCCGGTGGTGTCCGGCGTCTCAGGAGTCAACGGGGCAACGGCCATTGGCGCCCGTTCGCGTCTGACGGACCGGCGTAAGGCCGGGACAAGGTAA
- the atpB gene encoding F0F1 ATP synthase subunit A, protein MSDNGCGFPAPGLHSFLFKPIATVGGFEFNKVMLLAVITTLLVVTFFTLAFGKAKVVPGKLQMVGEAGYDFVRRGIVYETLGKKEGEKYVPLMVSLFFFIWIMNIWSVIPLAQFPVSSIIAYPMVLAAIVYVVWVSLTFKRHGFVGFFKNVTGYDKELGPVLPLVMVIEFFSNLLVRPFTHAVRLFANMFAGHLMLVMFTVASWYLLNSWMIPAAGVSFVMTMVMILFELFVQAVQAYVFVLLACSYIQGALAKHH, encoded by the coding sequence ATGTCCGACAACGGGTGTGGTTTTCCGGCTCCGGGCCTGCACTCGTTCCTCTTCAAGCCGATCGCCACGGTTGGAGGGTTCGAGTTCAACAAGGTGATGCTGCTCGCGGTCATCACCACCCTGCTTGTCGTCACCTTCTTCACGCTCGCCTTCGGCAAGGCGAAGGTGGTGCCGGGCAAGCTCCAGATGGTCGGTGAAGCCGGCTACGACTTCGTCCGCCGCGGCATCGTCTACGAGACCCTCGGAAAGAAGGAGGGCGAGAAGTACGTCCCCTTGATGGTCTCGCTGTTCTTCTTCATCTGGATCATGAACATCTGGTCCGTGATCCCGCTGGCGCAGTTCCCGGTGTCGTCGATCATCGCCTACCCGATGGTGCTGGCCGCCATCGTCTACGTGGTGTGGGTCTCGCTGACTTTCAAGCGGCACGGTTTCGTCGGCTTCTTCAAGAACGTCACCGGCTACGACAAGGAACTCGGCCCGGTTCTCCCGCTCGTGATGGTCATCGAGTTCTTCTCGAACCTGCTCGTTCGCCCCTTCACGCACGCGGTCCGACTCTTCGCCAACATGTTCGCCGGCCACCTGATGCTGGTGATGTTCACCGTCGCCTCCTGGTACCTGCTGAACAGCTGGATGATCCCGGCCGCCGGTGTCTCCTTCGTCATGACGATGGTCATGATCCTCTTCGAGCTCTTCGTGCAGGCCGTTCAGGCGTACGTCTTCGTCCTCCTTGCCTGCTCGTACATCCAGGGCGCTCTCGCCAAGCACCACTGA
- the atpE gene encoding ATP synthase F0 subunit C — MAAMETLAALEGNIGSVGYGLAAIGPGVGVGIIFGNGTQALARQPEAAGLIRANQILGFAFCEALALIGIVMPFVYSG; from the coding sequence ATGGCTGCCATGGAGACCCTCGCCGCCCTTGAAGGCAACATCGGTTCCGTCGGCTACGGCCTCGCCGCCATCGGCCCCGGCGTCGGCGTCGGCATCATCTTCGGTAACGGTACCCAGGCCCTCGCCCGTCAGCCCGAAGCCGCCGGCCTGATCCGTGCCAACCAGATCCTCGGCTTCGCCTTCTGTGAGGCGCTCGCCCTCATCGGCATCGTCATGCCGTTCGTTTACAGCGGCTGA